Proteins co-encoded in one Methylobacterium sp. WL1 genomic window:
- a CDS encoding response regulator yields the protein MTADPNDDVLNGVRVLVVEDEAAISMLLEDMLLDFGCAVVGPAARLSTALEMAAQETFEIAILDVNVAGEPIYPVAEAIVQRDLPLVFSTGYGGAGIREPFRDRPVVQKPFSQADLKRTLISAIRAARG from the coding sequence GTGACTGCTGACCCCAACGATGACGTCCTGAACGGCGTCCGCGTCCTCGTCGTCGAAGACGAGGCTGCGATCTCGATGCTGCTCGAGGACATGCTGCTCGACTTCGGCTGCGCCGTGGTCGGCCCTGCCGCACGCCTGTCGACCGCCCTCGAAATGGCCGCTCAGGAAACGTTCGAGATCGCGATTCTCGACGTGAACGTGGCCGGCGAACCGATTTACCCGGTGGCCGAAGCGATCGTGCAGCGCGACCTGCCCCTGGTGTTCTCCACGGGCTACGGTGGTGCCGGCATCCGCGAGCCATTCCGCGACAGGCCCGTGGTGCAGAAGCCCTTCAGTCAGGCCGACCTCAAGCGGACGCTGATCAGCGCGATCCGGGCCGCCCGCGGCTGA
- a CDS encoding YraN family protein, protein MRRAVPDRILQRRAAYLRGHRAEWLAMAALLAKGYWPIGRRVSFAGGEIDLIVRRPRTIVFVEVKARSRLDDARTAIDAAKRRRFSRAVRAWVGRNPWCAGMTLRADAVFIGDGAWPVHVPSVFTIEGL, encoded by the coding sequence CTGAGACGAGCTGTGCCGGATCGCATCCTGCAGCGCCGCGCCGCCTATCTGCGCGGGCACCGGGCCGAGTGGCTGGCGATGGCGGCGTTGCTGGCCAAAGGCTACTGGCCGATCGGCCGACGGGTGAGCTTCGCCGGGGGCGAGATCGACCTGATCGTCCGGCGTCCACGCACCATCGTGTTCGTGGAGGTCAAAGCTCGGTCCCGGCTGGACGATGCCCGAACGGCGATCGACGCCGCGAAGCGTCGGCGCTTCTCCCGCGCGGTGCGGGCGTGGGTCGGCCGCAATCCCTGGTGCGCTGGGATGACGCTTCGGGCCGACGCCGTGTTCATCGGCGACGGCGCGTGGCCAGTGCACGTGCCGAGCGTCTTCACCATCGAAGGGTTGTGA
- the rsmI gene encoding 16S rRNA (cytidine(1402)-2'-O)-methyltransferase: MNRRFDAPGPAISTKPTSTPPSQRPGADRPRNTTFTAFGLASETEPLAPGLHIVATPIGNLRDITIRALATLAAADAVLAEDTRVTRTLLAHYGITTPLLAYHEHSNEAVRDRMVARLRAGEALALVSDAGTPLVSDPGYKLVQAAIEAEVAITPVPGPSAVMTALVAAGLPTDRFFFEGFLPQKAGARRNRLEALIQVPGTLVLFESPHRLPEMLADAASVLGADRPAAVTRELTKFYETIRRDTLGSLSERFGQEGAPKGEIVVIIGAATAPERTAEGDAALDELIRTALERHSIKDAASLVADETGQPRRAIYTRALALARDSQD; this comes from the coding sequence ATGAACCGTCGATTCGATGCCCCGGGGCCAGCGATCTCAACCAAACCCACTTCCACACCCCCGTCCCAGAGGCCCGGTGCGGACCGCCCGCGGAACACCACGTTCACGGCCTTCGGCCTCGCCAGCGAGACGGAGCCGTTGGCGCCGGGTCTGCACATTGTGGCGACGCCGATCGGCAACCTGCGCGACATCACCATCCGGGCGCTCGCGACCCTGGCGGCGGCCGACGCCGTGCTGGCCGAGGATACGAGGGTGACCCGGACGCTCTTGGCGCATTACGGGATCACGACCCCGTTGCTCGCCTATCACGAGCACTCGAACGAGGCCGTGCGCGACCGGATGGTGGCCCGGCTCCGGGCCGGCGAGGCCCTGGCCCTGGTCTCGGATGCCGGGACGCCGCTCGTGTCGGATCCCGGATACAAGCTCGTACAGGCGGCGATCGAGGCCGAGGTCGCGATCACGCCCGTGCCCGGGCCCTCCGCGGTCATGACTGCGCTGGTGGCCGCGGGCCTGCCCACCGACCGGTTCTTCTTCGAAGGGTTCCTGCCCCAGAAGGCCGGGGCCCGGCGCAACCGCCTCGAAGCCCTGATCCAGGTCCCGGGCACGCTGGTCCTGTTCGAGTCGCCGCATCGCCTGCCGGAGATGCTGGCCGACGCCGCATCCGTGCTCGGCGCCGACCGTCCTGCCGCGGTGACCCGGGAACTGACCAAGTTCTACGAGACGATCCGCCGGGACACGCTGGGCTCGTTGAGCGAGCGGTTCGGCCAGGAGGGCGCGCCGAAGGGCGAGATCGTCGTGATCATCGGCGCGGCGACGGCGCCGGAGCGCACGGCCGAGGGTGACGCCGCCCTGGACGAGCTGATCCGCACCGCCCTTGAGCGGCACTCGATCAAGGACGCAGCGAGCCTCGTCGCGGACGAGACCGGGCAACCACGCCGCGCCATCTATACCCGGGCGCTGGCGCTGGCCCGGGACAGCCAGGACTGA